GGCCTACGACGTGATGGCGTCCAAGCACATCGGCGCGGACGTGAACTACGCCTGGCCGACCGCCGAGATCGCGGTCATGGGGCCACAGGGCGCGGTGAATGTCCTCTACAACGACGAACTGGAGGCGGCCGAGGACGTGGAAGCGCGCCGCCAGGAACTGATCGACGAGTATCGCGACGCCTTCGCCAACCCCTACACGGCGGCCGAGCGGGGGTTCGTCGACGACGTGCTGGAACCACAGGAGACGCGCCCACGGCTGATCGACGATCTGGAGACGCTTCGGAACAAGCGCAAGCACCAGCCCGAACGCAAGCACGGCAACATCCCGCTGTAGGGTCGCTGACGTTTCTCAGCGGTCGAACACGCCGATCATCTCGTCGGCCGTCGCCTGTGCGTCCCACTCGTCGATGAAGCCCGCGATCGCGGCCTTCAGGTCGACGAGCTGTGCCGAGGACATGCTCAGGCCGTGGGTGATCGTCTGGGGCTGTTCGGTCGAGCGGTCGAGTTGCTGGTGCTGGGACTTCCCGAAGTCGGTGAAGCCGTCGATCGAGGCGTCTTTCCGGGCCGGTAACGATCCTTTGTTCCGACTGAACCGCTCCTGTGCGTCACACGAGCCGACGTATTCGAGGAACGTCTCGAGCACGTCGCTGTCTGACTCCGCCGACGGGATGAACGCGTCCATGACGACGGCGAACATGTTCTCCGTTCCGGGGAACGCGACGCGGTCCCACTCTGACTGGAAGTCGAAGTCCGGCGTCTCGTCGAACACGCCGGCCGCCCAGTCGCCCTGCGGGTAGACCGGCGCAGCCCCGCCGATGAACTGCTCGTTGGCGTCGGTCATCCCGTCGTACAGCGAGTCCTCGCTGGACAGCGCCGCGAAGCGCTGGATGTGTTCGAGCGCGCTCACGATCACGTCGCGGTGACGCGACGCGTTGCTGGCGGTCATCGCCTCGAAGGTGGCGTGATCGGACAGTCCCAGGAGCGTGATCTCCCACAGTTGCAGGACGGTGAACGGGTCGGCCATCGGGAGCAAGAGCGCCGGTCCGTCGTGGTCGTCGGCGACCGACTCCAGCATCTCGACGAGTTCGGTCGGGTCCGACGCCCGAGCGGGGTCGATCCCGATCGACTCGACGGTCTCGGTGTGGAGGTACATGTCGTTGGCCCGGTGGATCGTGACCGGGACCGCGTGGTACCGGCCGTCGACCTGCGCGACGTCGGCCGCGACCGACCGGAAGTTCGCAGCCATGTCCGACGCCTCCCAGAGGTCGGTGATGTCTCTGACGGCGTCGACTTCCGCGTAGCCGGCCATCTCGCCGCCGGGCCAGCCGGTCCAGACGTCCGGTGGATCTTCGCCCAGAATCCGGCTCTTGACCTGGAGGCGCATGTTGTCGTAGTGGGTCTCCCGAACCGAGATCGAGCTGTGTCTGTCGGTGAACCCGTCCATCATCGCTCTCAGTGCGGCCTCGCCGTCGCCGCCGACGTAGTGGTGGACGAGTTCGAACGTGCCACCACGAGACTGCTGAACACCGCTGGACATTACCATACCGTCGCCCGTTTACCGTGATAAACGTTCGCCCGCCAATATCTCACGTGATAGTCGGCACCACCCGAAGGACCGTCGGCGGCTCCGCGTCCGCGACACGGAACGGCGGACCGGATCGGTAATCGATCGGCCGGCCAGAGACGTGTAACTCCGCATAGTTTTATGAGGGGGTCGTCGGTACTGGGAGATATGTTCGACAAGGTTCTCGTTGCGAACCGCGGCGAGATCGCGGTTCGGGTCATGCGGGCCTGCGAGGAACTGGGGGTCGAAACCGTCGCGGTCTACTCCGAAGCCGACAAGCACTCGGGCCACGTCAGATACGCCGACGAGGCGTACAACGTCGGCCCGGCCCGCGCGGCCGACTCCTATCTCGATCAGGAGGCGATCGTCGACGCCGCCCGACAGGCCGACGCCGACGCGATCCACCCCGGCTACGGCTTCCTCGCGGAGAACGCCGACTTCGCAGCCCGGGTCGAGGCCACCGATGGGATCACCTGGGTCGGTCCCGAGAGCGACTCGATGGAGTCGCTTGGCGAGAAGACGAAGGCCCGCACGATCATGTCGGCCGCCGACGTGCCCATCGTCCCGGGGACCACCGACCCGGTGACCGACCCCGAACAGGTCCACGAGTTCGGCGACGAGAACGGCTATCCGATCGCGATCAAGGCCGAGGGCGGCGGTGGCGGCCGCGGCATGAAGATCGTCGAGAGCCCCGACGAAGTCGAGGACCAGCTCGAATCGGCCAAACGCGAGGGCGAGGCGTACTTCTCGAACGACTCCGTCTACCTCGAACGCTACCTCGAAAATCCGCGCCACATCGAGGTCCAGATCATCGCGGACCACCACGGCAACGTCCGACACCTGGGCGAGCGCGACTGCTCGCTTCAGCGCCGTCACCAGAAGGTCATCGAGGAGGGACCCAGTCCCGCCCTGTCGGACGAACTCCGCGAACGGATCGGGGAGGCCGCTCGCCGGGGCGTCTCCGAAGCCGGCTACTACAACGCCGGCACCGTCGAGTTCCTCGTCGAGGAGCAAGACCGCGAGCCCGGCGAACTGCTCGGTCCCGACGCGAACTTCTACTTCCTCGAAGTGAACACGCGCATCCAGGTCGAGCACTGCGTCACCGAGGAGATCACGGGGATCGACATCGTCAAGTGGCAGCTCAGGGTCGCCGCCGACGAGGAGCTGGGCTTCGCCCAGGACGACGTGGCGGTCGACGGCCACGCCATCGAGTTCCGGATCAACGCGGAGAACGCCGCCGACGACTTCGCACCCGCGACCGGGGGGACCCTCGAAACGTACGATCCGCCCGGCGGCGTCGGCGTCCGGATGGACGACGCGTTGCGGCAGGGCGACGAACTGGTGACCGACTACGACTCGATGATCGCGAAGCTCATCGTCCACGCGGGCGACCGCGAGGAGGCCATCGAGCGGGGCAAGCGCGCGCTCGGCGAGTACGACATCGAGGGAATCCCGACGATCGTCCCCTTCCACCGGCTGATGCTCACCGACGACGAGTTCGTCCAGGGCATGCACACGACGAAGTACCTCGACGAGACGCTCGATCCCGAGCGCATCGACGCCGCACAGGAGCGGTGGGGGACCGAGACGACCACCGACGCGGACGACGAGGAGGTGACCGAACGGGAGTTCACCGTCGAGGTCAACGGCAAGCGCTTCGACGTGGAGCTGGAAGAACGCGGCGCGCCACCGATCGAGGTCGGTGAGATCGAGAGCGGCGACGGCGGCGACCGCCCCCAGCGGCCCGGCGGTGGCGGCTCGGATTCGGGCGGCGACGGCGGCGGGGCCAGCGCCGAGGGCGACGAAGTGACCGCGGAGATGCAGGGCACGATCCTCGAAGTCAACGTCGACGAAGGCGACGAGGTCGAAGCCGGCGACGTGGTCTGCGTGCTCGAAGCGATGAAGATGGAGAACGACATCGTGGCCGAACGCGGCGGCACCGTCACCCAGGTGGCCGTCGACGAGGGCGAGTCCGTCGACATGGGTGACCTGCTGTTCGTCGTCGGGTGACCGATCGCGTCGCGTTCGGCGGTCTAATAGGAAAACCGATAATCGACAGCAGGAATAGGTTTACTCGACTGAGCGGGCAGTGTCGGTTAGGTTCGGACACAGATTCTCGTTTCGAGTGAACAACATCGCGAGTGTCCCCGCTGGAGTGATCTGTGCCTTGACACTGAAGCAGTCTGGATATCCATACTCGCCAGGATCGATCGTTTTCCATTGACCGCCCGACAGACGTGCTGAAGCAGTGAACTGTCCCATCTCATCGGGCCACGTCTTTTCCGGCAGAGCCCCAGGAATTTTGTTGTCTGTCCGGTCGTCGGCAGAGATCGTATAACTCCGATCGAGTTTTTGTTCTCCTTCCCAAGTCACGCGGAAATCCACCGTGTGGGGTTCGGTATCACGGTTGTTGATTAATGGTTGTGGAAGAAAACTTCCATTCGATTCAGCGTCCAGAGACAGACACCCTCCGAGTGATGCAGTGGCTATCCCGGCGATCAATCGCCTGCGAGAGGTCTGCTCTTTCATTTTTGAGAGTTGTTTTCGAACTACCACTTGTCGGTAAGTAAAACCCCTCGTACAATTTCGTTCCGCCCTGGATAACGTAGTCCCTCTGCCATCTTTAGGACTCGTATTTTCTAAACCCGACCGTGGTAAAATTAGGGTCGATACCCTTCACTCATTCGAGCCCTGTTCGCTGACAGACGGAGACGTTTTTGCCGTTCCCGCCGAGGGGCTCCGTATGCAAGCGACACGCGAGCAGGTGCTCGACGCGCTCTCCGAGGGGCCGGTGGCCGGGCCGGCGCTGGCCGATCGCCTCGATGTCTCGCGGGCGGCGATCTGGAAACACGTCGAGCAGCTGCGAGAGGAGGGGTTCGAGATCGACAGCGGCGACGACGGCTACGAACTCGTGTCCGTCCCCGAGTTCGGCGCGAGCGCCGTCGCGTACGGGCTCGAAGCGCCCTTCGAGATCGAGTACCACGACAGCATCGACAGCACGAACCGCCGCGCACGGGAACGTGTGGCGGAGGGCGAGGGTGACGTTGCGATCCTGGCCGACGAGCAGACCGGGGGTCGTGGCCGGCTCGACAGGGCGTGGGCCTCGCCCAGCGGCGGCGTCTGGCTCTCGCTCGCGCTCCGTCCGGAGGTTCCCATCGCGCACGCGCCGGCTTTCACGCTGGCTGCGGCCGTCGCCGTCACCCGCGCCGCCCGCGAGGCCGGCGTCGACGCACGGATCAAGTGGCCGAACGACGTGGTCGTGGGCGACGACGAGCGCAAGCTGGCGGGCATCCTCACCGAGGTCGAGGGCGAGGCCGACCGCGTCGACTGGGTCGTCGTCGGGATGGGGATCAACGTCAACGTCGACCCGTCGGCGCTGCCGGCGGCGGCCGACGCCACGAGCGTCCAGGAAGCGGTCGGGCCGGTCGACCGGCGCGTGTTCACCCAGCGACTCCTAGAGGAGTTCGACGCGCTCCGTCGCGATCTCGACGCGGTCGTGCCGGCGTGGCGAGCGGACGCGACGACGCTTGGCAAACGGGTTCGCGTCGAGACGCCCGGCGGCACCGTCGAGGGCGAGGCCGTCGACATCTCCTTTCCGGGCGCGCTGGTCGTCGACACGGGCGAAGAGCGGGTGACGATCACGGCCGGCGACTGCGAGCACCTCCGGCCGGCCTGATATGCCGGCTGTCACTGTTGCAAGCTATTCGCGACCACGGGGTCGGGAAATGCGTCACAGACTGACAGCCGGTAGTATGAGACGGTTGCTCGTCGATGCGTCCCGGCGATCGTTGCCACCGACCGCACCACTTTGGCCTGTCAGACTGGCGCTTCAGGCGGCGGTCAGCGCCTCGTCGACGTGGACCGTCAGGACCGGGACGGGCGAGCGCCGCACCACGTGTTCGGCGACGCTCCCCAGCAGGAGGCGGTCGATACCGCCGCGTCCGTGGGTCCCCATCACGATCAGGTCGGCACCGTTCTCGGCCGCGTGAGCGACGATCTCCCGTTCCGGGTCCCCTTCGAGAATCGTGTGTTCGACGGTGGTCTCCGGCGAGCAGATCCGCTCTGCGGCCTCGATAGCCATCTCGCCTTCGTCGCTGAGCAGGCCTCGAATCCCCTCGACGGAAGCGCCGGTCGGCATCGTCGTCATGTGAGAGGTGTCGACGACGTAGACGACCTCGACCGCGGCACCGTGTCGTCGCGCGATCTCGTCGGCGTGTTCGATGACCCGCTCCATGCCGGCCGAGCCGTCCGTCGGCAGGAGCACGCGGTCGTACATTGTCTCGTGTTAACAGTTCACTGGGTGGGTGCTTAAGCCTTGCCTGCGTAGTGGACGCGTTCGACATCGTCGACGCCGGCACGCCGGACGATCGCGCGGACCGGGTCCTGCGCGCCCGAGAGGTTGTCGGAGTCCCCGTCCAGCACCAGCAGATCGGCGTCGCGACCCTCGGCGACGAGCCCGCAGTTCAGCCCCGCGATCTCGGCTCCGTTGACCGTCGCCATCCGGAGGATCTCGGCGGCCGGAACGTCGGCGAGCTTCGCCGCCCAGGCCATCTCGCGGAACATCGACGGGCTGTTGGTCATCACGTTGTCCGTCCCCAGCGCGACCGTCGTTCGCTCGACGAGGTCGGCGACGGGCGGGACGCCGACGTTCGTCACGACGTTCGAGCGAGGGCAGACGACGACGGGGACCTCGCTGTCGGCCACGCGGTCGAGGTGCAACCCCTCGGCGTGGACCATGTGGACGAGAAAGTCCGGATCGAGGTCCAGCGCGGGGTTGATGTCGCTGGCGTCGACCTCCCCGGCGTGGATGCCGAACAGTTTCCCCGCCTCGGCGGTCGCTGTCCGTTCGTGGCTGAAGTCGCCGTCGGCGGCCCCGCTCGCACCGAACCCGTCGCTTCGCTCCATCGCCGCGACCGTCTCCCGTCCGAGCACGACGCCGTCGATCGGCGAGTTCCGCAGTGCCGCCTCGATCGCCGCGACGCCGTCGACCCCGCCCTCGCGGAACTCGACGAACGCGGCCGTTCCCGCGCGCTGCATGAACGAGATCGTCCGGGACATCGCGTCGACGAGTGCCTCGCGGCTGGCCTGTCTGAGCAGCCTGTGTTTGAGACCGTCGGGCGGCGCGACGAGTTCTTCCAGCGTGAGGCCGCCGCCGGCCTCCTTGGCGATGGAGTCGCCGATGTGGGTGTGGGCGTTGACGAACGCCGGGAGGATCCACGAGGAGGGGTCGACCGTGGCTTCCTCGACGGCCGCGATCTCGCCGTCCTCGATCACGACGCGCCCCTCGATCGGTTCGAACTCGCGGCCGCGGAAGATCGTGCCGGCGAGAATACTCTGATCGCTCATGGGAACACGTGGTGGCTCCGGTCAGTTGAACTCGTCGAGTGTCGCGTGGACGCCCGGCCGCGCGTCCCGGACCATTGCTCCGTCAGGTTCCAGGCCGAGCACGCGGATCGCACTCTCGCCCACGCGATCGGCGACTGCCTCGGGCGCGTAGACGCCCAGCCGCCACTGATCTCGCTGGGCCGCTCGGAGGGCGGTGACCAGCGTCGACTGGTCGCCCAGCCCGCGGACCTCGCCGTTGACGACGACCCGACTCGACGACTCGGGCATCGACGGTTCGCCGGGTACGTCCAGGAGGACGGCGTCGGCGTCGACGTTGGCCGCGTCGGCGATCGCCCGCTCCTCCTCGCGGATCTCGGCATGATCCATCGCCAGCAGTTCGTCGGGCACGGCCCTCATCTCGGCCCAGATCGCCCGTTTGTACAGGCGACGCTCCGTGAGACGGTGTGCGTACCCCGCCGTCGCGTCGGTCCGACGCAGCGAGACGAGCAGGTCGCTGTCGTCCCAGCGGCGCAGTTCGGCCGGGTCGGTGTCGGTGGCTTCGAGGAGCCGCTCGGTCCCGCGCCGGAGCATCGTCTTGGCGATCCGGGCGACGTGGTGCCTGTAGACGGTCGGGTTCATCAGCGCACGGGCCAACAGCAGCGACTCCGCGGTCTGGACGTTGCCCTCGTCCAGCACGAGGTCGCCGTCGACGAAACGCAGCTCCCGGATCAGCCGCTCGTGGTCGATCGTGCCGTAGGGGACGCCGGTGTGGTGGGCGTCCCGCACGAGATAGTCCATCCGGTCGACGTCGAGTTCGCCGGAAACGAGCTGTCCGAGTTCGCCGTCCCCGGCGACGAGGTCGGCGACCGCGTCGTGATCGAGGTCGTGGTCGGCCAGCACGCGCGCCACCTCGCCGCGGTCGAGCAGATCGTGGACGTCGTCGTGGTACTTCCCGGTCTCGCGGTAGATCACCGCCTCGACGTTGTGACTGTACGGCGAGTGGCCCACGTCGTGCAACAGCGCCGCAGCCCGGACGCGTTCGGCCTTCTGTCCCTCGATCCCGAGATGGCTAAGCGCCTCGTCGGCGAGGTGATAGACGCCAAGAGAGTGCTCGAAGCGGGTGTGGTTGGCCGACGGGTAGACGAGCGTCACCGTCCCGAGCTGGGCGATCCGGCGGAGCCGCTGGACGGGCGGCGTGTCCAGCAGCGCCTCGGCCACGCCGTCGACGGCGATGTGGTCGTGGACGCTGTCCTTGATCGTGGTCATCGAGTAGTGCTTGGTCGGGTCCGAGGATAAGCGTGGTTCCGACAGCGTCAGGCAAACGTCGAGAGCAGCTCGTGGAGCTCGCCGCGGCGGGCGTGTCCGGCGTCGACGGCCTCACCGGGTGATCGCCCCAGCTCGCCGACCGTCTCGATGGCGTCGACGGGATCGTACCCGTGACCGTACACGAGCCAGGCGGCGAGGACGTGGCCGGTCCTGCCGATGCCGGCCAGACAGTGTACGACGACCGGCTTCTCGGCCTCGACGGACTCCTCGATGAACGGCAGGATCTCCCTGTCGAGCGTCTCGGCGTCGGCCAGGTGGTGGTCGGCGATCGGGACGTGTTCGACGTTCTCGCCGCCGAAAGCCCGGACGTACCGGCCGGTACTGGCCTCCGTCTGGTCGAGCTGGGTCCCCGAGAGCAGGCAGAGCACGCGCTCGATGCCCCGTTCCTGCATGAACGCGATCCACTCTTCGACGGCGTCGTCGGGGGCCGCAGTCGAGTGCCAGCCGGGACAGCACGCACCGTAGACGTACTCCTCGTCGGGGCCAGCGGGGGCGAACCGGTGGGCGTCGACCCGGTCCAGG
Above is a genomic segment from Halomicrobium sp. LC1Hm containing:
- a CDS encoding biotin--[acetyl-CoA-carboxylase] ligase; its protein translation is MQATREQVLDALSEGPVAGPALADRLDVSRAAIWKHVEQLREEGFEIDSGDDGYELVSVPEFGASAVAYGLEAPFEIEYHDSIDSTNRRARERVAEGEGDVAILADEQTGGRGRLDRAWASPSGGVWLSLALRPEVPIAHAPAFTLAAAVAVTRAAREAGVDARIKWPNDVVVGDDERKLAGILTEVEGEADRVDWVVVGMGINVNVDPSALPAAADATSVQEAVGPVDRRVFTQRLLEEFDALRRDLDAVVPAWRADATTLGKRVRVETPGGTVEGEAVDISFPGALVVDTGEERVTITAGDCEHLRPA
- a CDS encoding universal stress protein, with the protein product MYDRVLLPTDGSAGMERVIEHADEIARRHGAAVEVVYVVDTSHMTTMPTGASVEGIRGLLSDEGEMAIEAAERICSPETTVEHTILEGDPEREIVAHAAENGADLIVMGTHGRGGIDRLLLGSVAEHVVRRSPVPVLTVHVDEALTAA
- a CDS encoding ABC transporter substrate-binding protein; the encoded protein is MSSGVQQSRGGTFELVHHYVGGDGEAALRAMMDGFTDRHSSISVRETHYDNMRLQVKSRILGEDPPDVWTGWPGGEMAGYAEVDAVRDITDLWEASDMAANFRSVAADVAQVDGRYHAVPVTIHRANDMYLHTETVESIGIDPARASDPTELVEMLESVADDHDGPALLLPMADPFTVLQLWEITLLGLSDHATFEAMTASNASRHRDVIVSALEHIQRFAALSSEDSLYDGMTDANEQFIGGAAPVYPQGDWAAGVFDETPDFDFQSEWDRVAFPGTENMFAVVMDAFIPSAESDSDVLETFLEYVGSCDAQERFSRNKGSLPARKDASIDGFTDFGKSQHQQLDRSTEQPQTITHGLSMSSAQLVDLKAAIAGFIDEWDAQATADEMIGVFDR
- a CDS encoding HD domain-containing protein is translated as MTTIKDSVHDHIAVDGVAEALLDTPPVQRLRRIAQLGTVTLVYPSANHTRFEHSLGVYHLADEALSHLGIEGQKAERVRAAALLHDVGHSPYSHNVEAVIYRETGKYHDDVHDLLDRGEVARVLADHDLDHDAVADLVAGDGELGQLVSGELDVDRMDYLVRDAHHTGVPYGTIDHERLIRELRFVDGDLVLDEGNVQTAESLLLARALMNPTVYRHHVARIAKTMLRRGTERLLEATDTDPAELRRWDDSDLLVSLRRTDATAGYAHRLTERRLYKRAIWAEMRAVPDELLAMDHAEIREEERAIADAANVDADAVLLDVPGEPSMPESSSRVVVNGEVRGLGDQSTLVTALRAAQRDQWRLGVYAPEAVADRVGESAIRVLGLEPDGAMVRDARPGVHATLDEFN
- a CDS encoding dual specificity protein phosphatase family protein → MSESRRLDRVDAHRFAPAGPDEEYVYGACCPGWHSTAAPDDAVEEWIAFMQERGIERVLCLLSGTQLDQTEASTGRYVRAFGGENVEHVPIADHHLADAETLDREILPFIEESVEAEKPVVVHCLAGIGRTGHVLAAWLVYGHGYDPVDAIETVGELGRSPGEAVDAGHARRGELHELLSTFA
- a CDS encoding acetyl-CoA carboxylase biotin carboxylase subunit, with the protein product MFDKVLVANRGEIAVRVMRACEELGVETVAVYSEADKHSGHVRYADEAYNVGPARAADSYLDQEAIVDAARQADADAIHPGYGFLAENADFAARVEATDGITWVGPESDSMESLGEKTKARTIMSAADVPIVPGTTDPVTDPEQVHEFGDENGYPIAIKAEGGGGGRGMKIVESPDEVEDQLESAKREGEAYFSNDSVYLERYLENPRHIEVQIIADHHGNVRHLGERDCSLQRRHQKVIEEGPSPALSDELRERIGEAARRGVSEAGYYNAGTVEFLVEEQDREPGELLGPDANFYFLEVNTRIQVEHCVTEEITGIDIVKWQLRVAADEELGFAQDDVAVDGHAIEFRINAENAADDFAPATGGTLETYDPPGGVGVRMDDALRQGDELVTDYDSMIAKLIVHAGDREEAIERGKRALGEYDIEGIPTIVPFHRLMLTDDEFVQGMHTTKYLDETLDPERIDAAQERWGTETTTDADDEEVTEREFTVEVNGKRFDVELEERGAPPIEVGEIESGDGGDRPQRPGGGGSDSGGDGGGASAEGDEVTAEMQGTILEVNVDEGDEVEAGDVVCVLEAMKMENDIVAERGGTVTQVAVDEGESVDMGDLLFVVG
- a CDS encoding amidohydrolase family protein, encoding MSDQSILAGTIFRGREFEPIEGRVVIEDGEIAAVEEATVDPSSWILPAFVNAHTHIGDSIAKEAGGGLTLEELVAPPDGLKHRLLRQASREALVDAMSRTISFMQRAGTAAFVEFREGGVDGVAAIEAALRNSPIDGVVLGRETVAAMERSDGFGASGAADGDFSHERTATAEAGKLFGIHAGEVDASDINPALDLDPDFLVHMVHAEGLHLDRVADSEVPVVVCPRSNVVTNVGVPPVADLVERTTVALGTDNVMTNSPSMFREMAWAAKLADVPAAEILRMATVNGAEIAGLNCGLVAEGRDADLLVLDGDSDNLSGAQDPVRAIVRRAGVDDVERVHYAGKA